The Mycolicibacterium smegmatis genome has a window encoding:
- a CDS encoding magnesium transporter MgtE N-terminal domain-containing protein: MAAVNRVYAARLAGLVVLGPDGESIGRVRDVVISISIVRQQPRVIGLVVELLTRRRIFVPILRVTAIEPGAVTLATGSVSLRKFVQRPGEVLVLGQVLETRVRVEDPDLPELAGVDVVVVDLGIEQTRTRDWVVTRFAVRQQRRLGRRSNVYVVEWQNVHGLTPSGLAMPDQGVASLLEQFEGQRPVEVAEALRELPPKRRYELFRAFDDDRLADVLAELPEDEQADVLRGLNTERAALVLEAMDPDDAADLLGAMTPADAEVLLGRMDPEDSEDVRRLLAHSPDTAGGLMTSEPVVLAPDTTVAEALARVRDPDLTPALASLAFVARPPTATPTGHYLGCVHLQRLLREPPATLVSGIVDNDLPTLSPEDSLAAVTRYFAAYNLVCGPVVDSQNHLVGAVSVDDVLDHLLPDDWRETDEPELRVSGS, encoded by the coding sequence ATGGCGGCGGTGAACAGGGTCTACGCGGCCCGGCTTGCGGGGTTGGTGGTTCTCGGCCCCGACGGCGAATCCATCGGCCGTGTACGCGATGTGGTGATCAGCATCAGTATCGTCCGCCAGCAGCCGAGGGTCATCGGCCTGGTCGTCGAATTGCTCACCCGCAGAAGGATTTTCGTACCGATCCTGCGCGTCACCGCGATCGAGCCGGGTGCGGTCACACTCGCGACGGGCAGTGTTTCGCTGCGCAAGTTCGTCCAGCGGCCCGGTGAGGTGCTGGTGCTGGGCCAGGTGCTGGAGACGCGCGTGCGCGTGGAGGATCCGGACCTGCCCGAGCTCGCCGGGGTGGACGTCGTGGTGGTCGACCTGGGCATCGAGCAGACCCGGACACGCGATTGGGTGGTGACGCGCTTCGCGGTGCGCCAGCAGCGCAGGCTCGGCCGACGCAGCAACGTGTACGTCGTCGAATGGCAGAACGTGCACGGCCTCACGCCGTCGGGTCTCGCCATGCCCGATCAGGGCGTCGCCTCGCTGCTGGAGCAGTTCGAGGGACAGCGCCCCGTCGAGGTCGCCGAGGCGTTGCGCGAGCTCCCGCCCAAACGGCGCTACGAGCTGTTCCGCGCCTTCGACGACGACCGGCTCGCCGACGTGCTCGCGGAGCTTCCCGAGGATGAGCAGGCCGACGTGCTGCGCGGGCTCAACACCGAACGTGCCGCGCTCGTGCTTGAGGCCATGGACCCCGACGACGCGGCCGACCTGCTGGGCGCGATGACGCCCGCCGATGCCGAGGTGCTGCTGGGCCGGATGGACCCCGAGGACTCCGAGGACGTGCGACGGCTGCTGGCCCACTCCCCCGACACCGCGGGCGGTCTGATGACCTCCGAGCCCGTGGTCCTCGCTCCCGACACCACGGTCGCCGAGGCGCTCGCGCGTGTGCGCGACCCCGACCTCACACCCGCACTGGCGTCGCTCGCCTTCGTCGCGCGCCCGCCGACCGCGACGCCCACGGGGCACTACCTGGGCTGCGTACACCTGCAACGCCTGCTGCGCGAACCGCCGGCCACGCTGGTCAGCGGCATCGTCGACAACGATCTGCCCACGCTGAGCCCCGAGGACTCCCTCGCCGCGGTGACCCGCTACTTCGCGGCGTACAACCTGGTGTGCGGGCCTGTCGTCGATTCGCAGAACCACCTGGTGGGCGCGGTCTCGGTCGATGA